From a region of the Lactuca sativa cultivar Salinas chromosome 4, Lsat_Salinas_v11, whole genome shotgun sequence genome:
- the LOC111886819 gene encoding uncharacterized protein LOC111886819 codes for MDTGYKHFSHAHNLVIHQAHEAAKMSCTGCNSSVMGTIYVCWPCNFMLHEQCFRATRSLIHPSHPSHPLTLVPYPTYPSNSFYCDTCKLTGNGLSYSCSDCEFDLHVLCAHSITDTSRTHQPSMVQPNQNHGQEMVPQSGQNAFQAQNVYPPTSVHNPITNFQYSSVAPIMPVEESASDREHIKKNEQRLEIAREEYRLAALGRQYALDSI; via the coding sequence ATGGATACTGGGTACAAGCATTTCAGCCATGCACACAACCTCGTCATCCACCAAGCACATGAAGCTGCCAAGATGTCATGCACTGGCTGCAACTCTTCGGTCATGGGGACCATATACGTTTGCTGGCCATGCAATTTCATGTTACACGAGCAATGCTTTCGTGCAACCCGATCACTAATACATCCGTCACACCCTTCTCATCCTCTAACTTTAGTTCCTTATCCAACTTATCCCTCAAATTCCTTTTACTGTGATACCTGTAAACTCACCGGAAATGGATTATCCTATTCCTGTTCTGATTGTGAATTTGACCTTCACGTCCTTTGTGCTCATTCTATTACCGATACTTCCCGTACTCATCAACCTTCAATGGTTCAGCCCAATCAAAATCATGGTCAAGAAATGGTTCCACAAAGTGGCCAGAATGCTTTCCAAGCACAAAATGTCTACCCTCCTACTAGTGTTCATAACCCTATTACTAATTTCCAATATTCTTCCGTAGCTCCTATTATGCCGGTGGAAGAATCTGCTTCTGATCGTGAACATATCAAAAAAAACGAGCAAAGGCTTGAGATTGCAAGGGAGGAGTATAGATTAGCTGCTCTTGGACGTCAATATGCCTTAGACAGCATATAG